A genome region from Pseudanabaena sp. Chao 1811 includes the following:
- the gltB gene encoding glutamate synthase large subunit — translation MNSNALPVKQGLYDPQFEHDACGVGFIVHKSGQKSHAIVEQGLTILENLEHRGACGCETNTGDGAGILMQIPHKFLVKVAAAENITLPEAGHYGVGMVYASPDAEARKKGRQIFEKLVEAEGLKVLGWRDVPTDNSSLGATAQSSEPFMQQVFIQRSPDLVDDLAFDRKLFVLRKLAHTAIRAANVDPYWYPSSLSCRTIVYKGMLMTAQVGMYYAHDLRDPDMESALALVHSRFSTNTFPSWERSHPYRYIAHNGEINTLRGNTNWMIARQSMFESDLFGDDISKIKPVINIEGSDSTIFDNALELLVLAGRSLPHAMMMMIPEPWTAHESMSDEKKAFYEYHSCLMEPWDGPASIAFTDGTMIGAVLDRNGLRPSRYYVTKDDLVIFASEAGVLQIEPERIESKGRLQPGRMFLVNMQEGRIVADEEIKHQIATEHPYREWINQHMVEIASLKDAEVSAPEAIPLTQRQMAFGYSFEDLRLLLTPMARDGVEAVGAMGNDAPLAVLSNRPKLLYDYFQQLFAQVTNPPIDSIREEIITSAETTIGAERNLLKPEPESCHLIELKTPILSDAEFAKLKHINEGGFKSVTLSTLFDPKSGVSGLESAIAEICAKADQAIADGVNILILSDRGVNPDNAPIPALLAVSGLHHHLIRTGTRTRVGLVLESGEPREVHHFALLIGYGCGAINPYLAFESISDMIKQGLLVNVDYKTAVKNYIKSATKGVTKVASKIGISTIQSYRGAQIFEAVGLNQEVIKQYFTWTASRIEGANLEVIAKEAIARHTHAFPDRPASGNTLDVGGEYQWRKEGEAHLFSPETIHALQKAVREGNYEQFKKYSSLVNEQNQQHFTLRGLLDFKSRESIPLEEVEPIESILRRFKTGAMSYGSISKEAHEALAIAMNRIGGKSNTGEGGEDPERYTWTNEQGDSKNSAIKQVASGRFGVTSLYLSQAKEIQIKMAQGAKPGEGGQLPGKKVYPWIAKVRHSTPGVGLISPPPHHDIYSIEDLAELIHDLKNANRAARISVKLVSEVGVGTIAAGVSKAHADVVLISGYDGGTGASPQTSIKHAGLPWELGLAETHQTLVLNNLRSRIVVETDGQMKTGRDVVIAALLGAEEFGFATAPLVTLGCIMMRVCHLNTCPVGVATQDPQLREKFTGDPAHTVNFMTFIAQEVRELMAQLGFRTLDEMVGRTDVLEAKQAVEHWKAKGLDFSKILYQPEVGEDVGRYAQIPQDHGLDKSLDMTVLLDLCQAAIVDGEPVHATVPIKNINRAVGTILGNEITKRHWEGLPDDTVHLHFQGTAGQSFGAFVPSGVTMELEGDTNDYLGKGLSGGKIILYPHKASTFVAEENIIAGNVAFYGATSGEAYIRGIAGERFCVRNSGVNAVVEGIGDHGCEYMTGGKVVVLGLTGRNFAAGMSGGVAYILDESGDFATRCNTSMVGLEKLEDPEEIKDLKQLIQQHVDYTESAKGAKVLADWNASVPKFVKVMPKDYKRVLQAIKEALEDGLSGDDALNAAFEANSRDVARIGGS, via the coding sequence ATGAATAGCAACGCACTCCCAGTAAAACAAGGTTTGTACGATCCACAGTTTGAACATGATGCTTGTGGAGTCGGCTTTATTGTCCATAAGTCAGGGCAAAAATCCCATGCGATCGTCGAGCAGGGGCTGACGATCCTAGAAAACTTGGAGCACCGTGGCGCTTGTGGCTGTGAGACAAATACAGGTGACGGTGCTGGGATTTTGATGCAGATTCCCCATAAGTTTTTGGTAAAAGTAGCAGCCGCAGAGAATATTACTTTACCTGAAGCAGGGCATTATGGGGTTGGCATGGTTTACGCTTCTCCCGACGCTGAGGCGCGTAAAAAGGGAAGACAGATCTTTGAGAAGTTAGTAGAAGCAGAAGGTTTGAAGGTTCTCGGTTGGCGCGATGTCCCCACCGATAATTCCTCTTTGGGAGCAACAGCTCAGTCCAGTGAGCCTTTTATGCAACAGGTATTTATCCAGCGATCGCCTGATCTTGTTGATGACCTCGCCTTTGATCGCAAATTATTTGTACTGCGTAAGCTTGCCCATACCGCCATTCGCGCCGCGAACGTTGATCCTTACTGGTATCCTTCTAGCCTTTCCTGTCGCACCATCGTTTATAAAGGGATGTTGATGACGGCACAAGTGGGAATGTACTACGCCCATGATTTGCGTGATCCCGATATGGAGAGCGCTCTGGCTCTGGTTCACTCCCGCTTTAGTACCAATACTTTCCCTAGCTGGGAGCGATCGCACCCTTACCGCTACATTGCTCACAATGGTGAGATCAATACTTTGCGCGGCAATACTAACTGGATGATTGCCCGTCAGTCCATGTTTGAGTCGGATTTGTTTGGTGATGACATTTCCAAAATCAAGCCTGTGATTAACATCGAAGGTAGCGACTCCACGATTTTTGATAACGCTTTAGAATTGTTGGTGCTGGCAGGGCGATCGCTGCCTCACGCGATGATGATGATGATTCCTGAACCTTGGACTGCCCATGAGTCCATGAGTGACGAGAAGAAAGCATTTTATGAATATCATTCCTGTTTAATGGAACCTTGGGATGGTCCTGCTTCGATCGCCTTCACCGATGGCACAATGATCGGCGCAGTCTTGGATCGCAATGGTTTACGTCCTTCGCGCTACTATGTCACCAAGGATGATTTGGTAATCTTCGCTTCGGAAGCAGGGGTATTACAAATTGAACCTGAACGCATCGAATCCAAGGGGCGCTTGCAACCAGGACGCATGTTTCTGGTGAATATGCAGGAAGGTCGGATTGTTGCCGATGAAGAGATCAAGCATCAAATCGCGACCGAGCATCCCTACCGTGAGTGGATTAATCAGCATATGGTCGAAATCGCTAGTCTCAAGGATGCGGAAGTCTCCGCACCAGAAGCAATTCCCCTCACACAGCGTCAAATGGCTTTCGGTTATTCCTTTGAAGATTTGCGCTTGCTGTTAACACCAATGGCGCGGGATGGCGTGGAAGCTGTAGGCGCAATGGGAAATGATGCTCCTCTTGCCGTTCTTTCTAATCGTCCCAAACTTCTCTACGATTATTTCCAACAGCTATTTGCACAGGTTACAAATCCCCCTATCGATTCTATTCGTGAAGAGATTATTACTTCCGCAGAGACGACCATTGGCGCAGAACGGAATTTGCTCAAACCTGAACCAGAAAGCTGTCACCTGATCGAGCTAAAGACTCCCATTCTCAGCGATGCAGAATTTGCCAAGTTGAAGCATATTAACGAAGGTGGTTTTAAATCCGTCACTCTTTCGACTTTGTTCGATCCTAAATCGGGTGTATCGGGATTAGAATCAGCGATCGCCGAGATTTGTGCAAAGGCAGATCAAGCGATCGCTGATGGCGTGAATATTTTGATTTTAAGCGATCGTGGCGTGAATCCTGACAATGCACCGATTCCTGCATTGCTAGCAGTCTCAGGCTTACATCACCATCTCATCCGCACAGGAACCCGTACTAGAGTCGGACTCGTCCTCGAATCTGGCGAACCTAGAGAAGTCCATCACTTTGCTCTCTTGATTGGCTATGGTTGCGGCGCGATCAATCCTTACCTTGCCTTTGAAAGCATCAGTGACATGATCAAGCAAGGCTTGCTGGTAAATGTCGATTATAAAACTGCGGTTAAGAACTACATCAAGTCAGCTACTAAGGGCGTAACTAAAGTTGCTTCTAAAATTGGTATTTCCACGATCCAAAGCTATCGCGGCGCTCAAATCTTTGAAGCCGTTGGCTTGAATCAAGAAGTAATCAAGCAATACTTCACTTGGACAGCCTCCCGCATTGAAGGGGCTAATTTGGAAGTAATCGCTAAAGAAGCGATCGCTCGTCATACCCATGCTTTCCCCGACCGTCCCGCTAGTGGTAATACTCTCGATGTTGGCGGCGAATACCAATGGCGCAAGGAAGGCGAAGCCCACTTGTTCAGTCCTGAAACTATCCATGCTCTGCAAAAGGCTGTCCGTGAAGGTAATTACGAGCAGTTCAAGAAATACTCCTCTCTGGTCAATGAGCAGAATCAGCAGCATTTCACCCTTCGTGGCTTGCTTGATTTCAAATCCCGTGAATCAATTCCTCTTGAGGAAGTAGAACCTATTGAAAGCATTCTCCGTCGCTTCAAAACTGGCGCGATGAGTTACGGTTCCATTTCTAAGGAAGCCCACGAAGCTTTAGCGATCGCTATGAATCGCATTGGTGGCAAATCCAACACAGGTGAAGGCGGCGAAGATCCTGAACGTTACACATGGACAAACGAGCAAGGTGATTCCAAAAATAGCGCCATCAAACAGGTAGCCTCTGGACGTTTCGGTGTAACTAGCCTCTATCTCTCCCAAGCCAAAGAGATTCAAATCAAAATGGCTCAAGGAGCAAAACCAGGGGAAGGCGGACAACTTCCTGGCAAGAAAGTCTATCCTTGGATCGCCAAAGTCCGTCACTCCACCCCAGGGGTTGGTTTAATTTCGCCACCTCCTCACCATGACATCTACTCCATCGAAGACCTCGCCGAGTTGATTCACGATCTCAAAAATGCCAATCGCGCTGCCCGTATCAGCGTTAAGCTAGTTTCGGAAGTTGGTGTTGGCACGATCGCCGCAGGGGTTTCCAAAGCCCATGCCGATGTGGTGCTGATCTCTGGCTATGACGGTGGCACTGGCGCATCTCCCCAAACCTCGATCAAGCACGCAGGCTTACCTTGGGAACTCGGACTCGCAGAAACCCACCAAACCCTCGTTCTCAATAACCTCCGTAGCCGCATCGTTGTGGAAACCGATGGACAAATGAAAACAGGTCGTGATGTCGTCATCGCCGCTTTACTTGGTGCTGAAGAGTTCGGCTTTGCCACCGCTCCCCTTGTTACTTTAGGCTGTATCATGATGCGCGTCTGCCATCTCAACACCTGCCCCGTCGGAGTTGCCACCCAAGATCCTCAGTTGCGCGAGAAGTTCACAGGCGATCCCGCCCACACCGTCAATTTCATGACCTTCATCGCTCAAGAAGTGCGCGAACTAATGGCACAGTTAGGCTTCCGTACCCTTGATGAAATGGTCGGTCGTACCGATGTCCTCGAAGCCAAGCAAGCCGTCGAGCATTGGAAAGCCAAAGGCTTAGACTTCTCCAAGATTCTCTATCAGCCCGAAGTCGGTGAAGATGTTGGTCGCTATGCCCAAATCCCACAGGATCACGGTTTGGATAAATCCCTTGATATGACTGTGTTGTTAGATTTATGCCAAGCAGCGATCGTTGATGGAGAACCTGTCCATGCCACAGTTCCCATCAAGAATATCAATCGTGCGGTCGGAACCATCCTCGGTAACGAAATTACCAAGCGCCATTGGGAAGGATTGCCCGATGACACCGTACATCTGCATTTCCAAGGTACGGCTGGTCAAAGCTTTGGTGCATTCGTTCCCTCTGGTGTAACCATGGAACTAGAAGGCGACACCAACGACTACCTCGGCAAAGGTCTAAGCGGCGGTAAGATCATTCTCTATCCCCACAAAGCTTCTACCTTTGTCGCCGAAGAGAACATCATTGCAGGTAATGTTGCCTTCTATGGTGCAACTAGTGGCGAAGCTTACATTCGCGGTATTGCTGGCGAACGCTTCTGTGTGCGGAACTCTGGCGTAAATGCTGTAGTTGAAGGCATCGGCGATCATGGTTGCGAATATATGACTGGCGGAAAAGTTGTCGTTCTCGGTTTAACAGGACGGAACTTCGCGGCTGGTATGAGTGGCGGTGTTGCTTACATTCTCGATGAGTCAGGTGACTTCGCAACCCGTTGCAATACCTCAATGGTCGGCTTAGAGAAACTCGAAGATCCCGAAGAAATCAAGGATCTCAAGCAGTTGATTCAGCAGCATGTTGACTATACGGAGAGCGCTAAGGGTGCGAAGGTTCTCGCTGATTGGAATGCGAGTGTTCCTAAATTCGTGAAGGTAATGCCGAAGGATTACAAGCGGGTATTGCAAGCAATTAAGGAAGCCTTGGAAGATGGTTTGAGTGGTGACGATGCCCTCAATGCCGCCTTTGAAGCCAACTCCCGTGATGTTGCCCGTATCGGTGGCAGCTAA
- a CDS encoding adenylate/guanylate cyclase domain-containing protein, with product MPAHLRHVYKSPRDRHQLSLKILLIVPFVTQVIAAVGITGWLSVQNGREATQELAPQIGKEVTNTIETHVQGYFAAPLEILQAYGSTAQSGNLALENLENLDKLFWQQMRQASNLSFFYAANPQGQFLGVERRGEKDLVLHRSLFSASALARKAVYRLDPNGKVLDQIQADIYDPRDRPWYKESVKAGQAVWSPIYLFVSRPILGITASVPVYGDSGNLRGVLAIDLTLSQIGDFLRQLKISKTGQAFILEPSGEIVATSTSESPFISTPQGQKRIHALQSQNPLLQLIVQNLQQRYRSLTDIQNHQQIQIQWEGATQYVQITRFRNAQGLDWLLIVTVSEQDFRDRININTRNTIVLCALALVFASLTGFYTSKWIAKPVEKLIEASHLLATLSASADLASGQPYHPIETANVRELSILAESFNQMAKQLQASFTALAQSKDELEDRVEQRTADLEELLSLQRATLESIADGILAVDQLGRITSYNQQFVDMFALSEDILSIPNYSLRLEFLAEQMLDSQDFMQRSQTFYSHPESESYDLLSLIDGRVLERYSRPQKLGAQIIGRVWSFQDITARVKAEQALEEQKTYLRLIIDSIPQQIFWKDTNLVFRGCNRNWAMYAQIDNPESVVGKTDYDLVPNPQLANTFRMHDQKIMESNIPEMHVIQKKINPDKQGQSIWLDISKLPIIDAEGKTIGILGVLDDITQRKLAEEALYAEQEKSERLLLNILPKLIADRLKQSHGVIADSFESVTVLFADLVSFTRMSSELSPQDLVDLLNLIFSNFDTLCEIYGLEKIKTIGDAYMVAGGIPLPRANHAEAIAAMALDMVNKVDELRISTGKPLQIRVGIHTGAVIAGVIGTQKFIYDLWGDTVNVASRMESHSEVGKIQVTAETYQLLKHKFDLVERGAIEVKGKGKMQTYWLTGKKSITPN from the coding sequence ATGCCTGCTCATTTACGCCATGTTTATAAATCTCCACGCGATCGCCACCAGCTTTCTCTAAAGATATTGCTGATCGTTCCATTTGTGACACAGGTAATTGCGGCGGTGGGGATCACGGGCTGGTTATCAGTCCAAAATGGGCGGGAGGCAACACAGGAGCTAGCTCCCCAAATTGGGAAAGAAGTAACAAATACGATTGAAACCCATGTGCAGGGATATTTTGCTGCACCATTAGAAATCTTGCAAGCCTATGGGTCAACGGCGCAGTCGGGAAATCTAGCTTTAGAAAATTTAGAAAATTTAGATAAATTATTTTGGCAGCAGATGCGCCAAGCTTCTAACTTATCTTTTTTCTATGCTGCCAATCCGCAGGGACAATTTCTTGGCGTGGAGCGTAGGGGCGAAAAGGATCTGGTGTTACATCGCTCTCTTTTTTCCGCGTCAGCATTAGCACGAAAAGCAGTTTATCGCTTAGATCCTAATGGCAAAGTCCTCGATCAGATTCAAGCGGATATTTACGATCCACGAGATCGCCCTTGGTACAAAGAATCGGTGAAGGCAGGTCAAGCAGTTTGGAGTCCGATTTATCTATTTGTATCTCGCCCGATTTTAGGAATTACGGCTTCTGTTCCAGTCTATGGTGATTCTGGGAATTTACGGGGAGTTTTAGCGATCGACTTAACACTTTCGCAAATTGGTGATTTTCTGCGTCAGCTAAAAATATCAAAAACGGGACAAGCATTTATTCTGGAACCATCGGGGGAAATTGTTGCCACATCAACCTCAGAATCTCCCTTTATTTCCACACCCCAAGGGCAAAAACGTATTCATGCCCTCCAAAGTCAAAATCCTCTATTGCAATTAATAGTTCAAAATTTGCAACAACGTTATCGCAGTCTTACGGATATTCAGAATCATCAACAAATTCAAATTCAATGGGAGGGGGCAACGCAGTATGTGCAGATTACCAGATTCCGCAATGCTCAAGGACTAGACTGGTTGCTAATTGTGACGGTGTCTGAGCAAGATTTTCGCGATCGCATTAATATTAATACCCGTAACACCATTGTTCTATGCGCCTTAGCTCTAGTCTTTGCTAGCTTGACAGGCTTTTATACTTCCAAATGGATTGCTAAACCTGTAGAGAAACTAATCGAAGCATCCCATTTATTAGCGACTCTATCTGCCTCCGCCGACCTTGCGAGTGGGCAGCCTTATCATCCCATTGAAACTGCCAATGTGCGTGAACTATCCATTTTGGCAGAATCCTTCAATCAAATGGCGAAGCAATTGCAAGCTTCATTTACAGCACTTGCTCAAAGTAAAGATGAATTAGAAGATCGGGTTGAACAACGTACTGCTGATTTAGAAGAATTATTGAGTTTGCAAAGAGCGACCCTTGAATCAATTGCCGATGGGATCTTAGCGGTAGATCAGTTAGGACGTATCACCAGCTATAACCAGCAATTTGTGGATATGTTTGCTTTGTCTGAAGATATCTTATCGATTCCCAATTATTCCCTGAGATTAGAATTTCTCGCGGAACAAATGCTCGACTCCCAAGACTTTATGCAGCGATCGCAAACTTTTTATAGCCATCCTGAATCAGAAAGTTACGATTTGCTGTCACTCATTGATGGCAGAGTCTTAGAGCGCTATTCCCGTCCTCAAAAGCTAGGGGCTCAGATTATCGGTCGTGTGTGGAGCTTTCAGGATATTACGGCTCGGGTCAAGGCTGAACAAGCTCTCGAAGAGCAGAAGACCTATTTACGATTGATTATTGATAGTATTCCCCAACAAATCTTTTGGAAAGATACCAATCTCGTCTTTCGTGGATGTAATCGCAACTGGGCAATGTATGCCCAAATCGATAATCCTGAAAGCGTAGTTGGTAAAACCGATTATGACCTAGTTCCTAATCCTCAACTTGCTAATACTTTCCGAATGCACGATCAAAAAATTATGGAATCGAATATTCCTGAAATGCACGTAATTCAGAAAAAAATTAATCCTGATAAGCAAGGTCAATCAATTTGGCTAGATATTAGTAAGCTCCCAATTATTGATGCTGAGGGTAAAACTATTGGCATCCTAGGGGTATTGGATGACATTACGCAGCGTAAGCTTGCCGAAGAAGCTTTATATGCTGAGCAAGAGAAGTCAGAGCGATTATTATTAAATATCCTGCCTAAATTAATCGCCGATCGCCTAAAGCAATCACATGGGGTAATAGCTGATAGTTTTGAATCCGTTACGGTTCTCTTTGCCGATCTCGTTAGTTTTACCAGAATGTCTTCGGAACTCTCTCCTCAAGATTTGGTTGATCTCCTAAATTTAATTTTTTCTAATTTCGATACGCTCTGTGAAATCTATGGCTTAGAGAAAATCAAAACTATTGGTGATGCTTATATGGTGGCAGGGGGGATTCCGCTCCCTAGAGCAAACCATGCGGAGGCGATCGCGGCGATGGCGTTGGATATGGTTAATAAAGTAGATGAACTCCGTATCTCGACAGGTAAACCCTTACAAATCCGCGTTGGCATTCATACGGGGGCAGTAATTGCTGGTGTGATTGGGACGCAAAAGTTTATTTATGATCTTTGGGGCGATACCGTAAATGTGGCGAGTCGAATGGAATCCCATAGTGAAGTTGGTAAAATTCAAGTTACTGCGGAGACCTATCAACTTCTCAAACATAAGTTTGATTTAGTTGAGCGGGGTGCTATTGAAGTTAAGGGTAAAGGTAAAATGCAGACCTATTGGCTCACTGGCAAAAAATCTATAACACCAAATTAA
- the phnE gene encoding phosphonate ABC transporter, permease protein PhnE: MKFTDQIRPYISKITSSRYNIWGIRVLVTIGLVWAYIWSLNGLKVNPELIKTSLPYMTDFLSRLLPPDLSILDVAIKALIETVQMSLWGTTIGAILSIPLALISARNLSPLWLRWLANLLQNAVRSVPSIILGLFFVAATGLGAPAGTLALGIYTIGYLAKFYQEAIESVDRRSLEALQVSRASWWQIAQYGVMPQVLPLCLGYTLYMFEYNIRAASVLGVVGAGGIGFELVSYIRGFEYNKATTMMLVLLVVVTSIDALSSQLRNKFKSD, encoded by the coding sequence ATGAAATTTACTGATCAGATTCGCCCCTATATTTCTAAAATTACTTCTAGCCGCTACAACATCTGGGGCATCAGAGTCTTAGTAACTATTGGTCTAGTTTGGGCTTATATCTGGTCATTAAATGGGTTAAAGGTTAATCCCGAATTAATCAAAACTAGTCTGCCCTACATGACAGATTTTCTGTCACGCCTGTTACCGCCCGATCTGAGCATTTTAGATGTAGCAATTAAGGCGTTAATTGAGACTGTGCAAATGTCTCTGTGGGGAACGACGATTGGCGCAATTCTTTCGATTCCCCTTGCCCTCATATCCGCACGCAACCTTTCTCCATTATGGCTACGTTGGCTCGCTAATCTTCTCCAAAATGCTGTCCGTTCTGTTCCATCAATTATTTTAGGACTATTCTTTGTCGCCGCAACGGGCTTAGGTGCGCCCGCAGGAACCTTAGCATTAGGAATTTATACAATTGGCTATTTGGCAAAATTTTATCAAGAAGCGATCGAGTCGGTTGATCGGCGATCGCTAGAGGCTTTGCAAGTGAGCCGTGCCTCATGGTGGCAAATTGCTCAATATGGGGTGATGCCTCAAGTTTTACCACTCTGTCTTGGCTATACGCTCTATATGTTTGAATACAATATTCGTGCCGCCTCCGTTTTAGGTGTAGTCGGTGCAGGTGGGATTGGCTTTGAATTGGTAAGTTATATTCGTGGTTTTGAATATAACAAAGCAACGACAATGATGCTGGTTTTGTTAGTAGTTGTAACTAGTATTGATGCGTTAAGCAGTCAATTGCGGAATAAGTTTAAGTCAGATTAA
- a CDS encoding phosphonate ABC transporter ATP-binding protein — translation MEPVLANNLPAIACHNVRTEYQSTLHRPILNGIDLQINHGEFVALLGMNGAGKSTLLRSLVGLVPITQGEIQICGIPVEQRHIGSVRKNIGFLFQGGGLVDQLSCLDNVLCGCLGELTTWQSLWGFPQRDRRVAMQLLQNLGLQEQIYQKARQLSGGQRQRVAIARTLIQSPHILLADEPTTGLDVSGINQVMESLAEMHSKGLTVVVVLHDLALAAQYAQRAIILDEGKVWYDGDCQNIERQFARLQSLSQFQPANAA, via the coding sequence ATGGAACCTGTATTAGCAAATAATTTACCTGCGATCGCTTGCCACAATGTGCGGACAGAATATCAATCAACATTGCATCGCCCAATTTTGAATGGGATTGATCTACAGATCAATCATGGAGAATTTGTCGCCTTATTGGGGATGAATGGCGCGGGCAAATCCACACTTCTGCGATCTCTAGTTGGCTTAGTGCCAATTACCCAAGGGGAAATTCAAATATGTGGTATACCCGTTGAGCAGAGACATATTGGATCAGTCCGTAAAAATATTGGATTCCTATTCCAAGGTGGCGGCTTAGTCGATCAGCTTTCTTGCCTTGATAACGTCCTATGCGGATGTCTCGGTGAACTGACCACATGGCAAAGTCTCTGGGGCTTTCCCCAACGCGATCGCCGTGTTGCCATGCAACTATTGCAGAATCTGGGATTACAGGAGCAGATCTATCAAAAGGCAAGACAACTAAGCGGTGGTCAACGTCAGAGGGTGGCGATCGCCCGCACCTTAATCCAGTCCCCCCATATTTTGCTCGCTGATGAACCAACAACGGGCTTAGATGTATCGGGAATTAATCAAGTGATGGAGTCTCTAGCGGAAATGCACAGCAAAGGGTTGACCGTTGTAGTTGTGCTGCATGACCTCGCACTAGCTGCCCAGTATGCCCAGAGAGCGATCATTCTTGATGAAGGGAAGGTCTGGTATGATGGGGACTGTCAAAATATTGAAAGACAGTTTGCTAGGTTGCAAAGCCTGTCTCAATTTCAGCCTGCTAACGCTGCCTAA
- a CDS encoding phosphate/phosphite/phosphonate ABC transporter substrate-binding protein, translated as MKKNLFSPINTALALGLVTLVGLTACSENNQTPTAQSTQTATKTTDKEPAKDNKPAATPSAQAPISEITIAFATRRDTKDLQTKVDQVSTILSKEIGIPVKGVIGDETASVEALRANRASVAFLSGRAALKAEQLSGAKMYLAEVRADYSGGKSYNAVFVVPDESPLKTLSDPQKTLEQLRGKRMAFTSRSSGSGFIFPVSELVGLKFVDGPDRLEQFFGKVTYGDGYSSALQAVLREQADVAVVSEYALLPPWITAEEGKKLRVLHPVPNVPAHGIVIDDGVPADIREKLINALLKLNEPANNELFRSLYNSTQLVKVDHEAHLASMRTAIQRAGLKP; from the coding sequence ATGAAAAAAAATTTGTTTTCACCTATTAATACCGCTCTAGCTCTAGGATTAGTGACATTAGTAGGCTTGACTGCCTGTAGTGAAAATAATCAAACACCTACAGCACAATCTACCCAGACAGCAACAAAAACTACTGATAAGGAACCTGCTAAAGACAATAAGCCTGCGGCAACCCCATCAGCCCAAGCACCAATTTCAGAAATTACGATCGCCTTTGCAACTCGTCGCGATACCAAAGATTTACAAACTAAAGTTGACCAAGTTTCTACGATCCTCTCCAAAGAAATTGGAATTCCTGTAAAGGGGGTAATTGGTGACGAAACTGCATCCGTAGAAGCACTCAGAGCTAACCGTGCCAGCGTCGCCTTCCTAAGTGGTCGGGCTGCACTTAAGGCAGAACAGCTATCGGGCGCAAAAATGTACTTGGCGGAAGTCCGTGCTGACTATTCGGGCGGTAAATCTTACAATGCCGTATTTGTCGTTCCTGATGAAAGCCCTTTAAAAACCTTGTCCGATCCTCAAAAAACCTTAGAACAGTTACGTGGTAAACGGATGGCATTTACCTCTCGTTCTTCTGGTTCAGGTTTTATCTTTCCTGTGAGTGAATTGGTAGGACTCAAGTTTGTAGATGGGCCCGATCGCTTAGAGCAGTTTTTCGGAAAAGTTACCTATGGGGATGGCTATAGCAGTGCATTGCAAGCAGTATTGCGAGAACAAGCTGATGTTGCCGTAGTTTCCGAATATGCTTTGCTTCCACCTTGGATTACCGCCGAAGAGGGGAAAAAATTACGGGTACTTCATCCTGTGCCTAATGTACCTGCTCACGGAATTGTCATTGACGACGGCGTACCTGCGGATATCCGTGAAAAGTTGATTAATGCTTTGCTGAAACTAAATGAGCCTGCAAATAATGAATTATTCCGTAGTCTCTATAATTCCACACAGCTAGTCAAGGTCGATCATGAGGCGCATTTAGCGAGTATGCGTACCGCAATTCAACGGGCGGGACTAAAACCCTAA